Proteins encoded in a region of the Macrobrachium nipponense isolate FS-2020 chromosome 39, ASM1510439v2, whole genome shotgun sequence genome:
- the LOC135209943 gene encoding golgin subfamily A member 6-like protein 22: MEELRREVRAGKKNDKDASHSGKSTHKPGKENQNARSSTRARDAEGIDERETAIRKGSKLRRWNEKIKRRLNREAKQDPMWDDLREELLRDWQKLSRSQIISENEKETSEWEPNDVLENPEIIEEIREIIEKKKGNKLRRWNEKIKRRLNREAQHDPMWDDLREELLRDWQKLSSSQVISEDEINDILQDMEEMFINSELEVEKEEIEGGSQEETEETPEWEPDDVLENIEIIEEIREIIEEEKAERRSKRRWEKNAWKAVIREHMQRKANDRIYKKLIKRQLRSTQRKEKERRKALRGAEKRWISALKRNFTKRLEERKQKRRDDRLRKLKDLIDLVKQERKIMKYKRRAEQEWLEREARSLALYDYQARMEERERKKEAKRAFKQELKERKAKLKAEEDRLRKTRTKLEEEHKKRKNKEKLGKKRLMSALKDLKRRKRDLGRKRKPKGSEVELQMHDYIWFFLRNPAMISLYLRNGLLERRKKRKRDSKATDSQKEIWVWKKNSRGKFEFIEKKRIDRTEGRRTESSLGLM; the protein is encoded by the coding sequence ATGGAGGAACTTCGGAGGGAGGTAAGGGCAGGAAAGAAGAATGACAAGGATGCTAGCCACTCAGGAAAGAGCACTCATAAACCTGGGAAGGAAAACCAGAATGCACGAAGTTCAACAAGAGCTAGGGACGCTGAAGGAATCGACGAACGCGAAACTGCCATACGGAAGGGAAGCAAACTGCGGCGTTGGaatgagaaaattaaaagaaggtTAAATCGAGAAGCGAAACAAGATCCTATGTGGGATGACCTTCGGGAAGAACTGTTAAGGGATTGGCAAAAGCTCTCGCGTTCACAGATCATTTCAGAGAATGAAAAGGAGACTTCCGAATGGGAACCAAACGATGTACTGGAAAATCCAGAAATAATCGAGGAAATCAGAGAGATCattgagaagaagaagggaaacaaATTGCGGCGTTGGaatgagaaaattaaaagaaggtTAAATCGAGAAGCGCAACACGATCCTATGTGGGATGACCTTCGGGAAGAACTGTTAAGGGATTGGCAGAAACTTTCAAGTTCACAGGTCATTTCAGAGGATGAAATAAATGACATACTTCAGGATATGGAAGAAATGTTTATTAATAGTGAACTTGAGGTGGAAAAGGAGGAAATAGAAGGAGGGAGtcaggaggaaacagaggagacTCCCGAATGGGAACCAGACGATGTACTGGAAAATATAGAGATTATCGAGGAAATCAGAGAGATCATTGAGGAAGAGAAGGCTGAAAGGCGCTCTAAAAGAAGGTGGGAAAAGAACGCTTGGAAAGCCGTCATCCGGGAACATATGCAGAGAAAGGCCAACGATAGGATCTATAAAAAGCTGATTAAGAGGCAATTACGCTCTACACAACGGAAAGAAAAGGAGAGGAGAAAGGCTCTAAGGGGTGCTGAAAAAAGGTGGATTAGCGCACTCAAGAGAAATTTCACGAAGCGACTAgaggaaaggaaacagaaaagaaGAGACGACAGATTGAGGAAACTGAAAGACTTGATCGATTTAGTCAAGCAAGAACGTAAGATAATGAAGTACAAACGCAGGGCTGAACAAGAATGGCTAGAGAGAGAAGCCAGGTCTTTGGCACTGTATGACTATCAAGcgaggatggaagaacgagaaaggaaaaaggaagcaaAAAGAGCTTTCAAGCAAGAATTGAAGGAAAGGAAGGCCAAATTGAAGGCTGAAGAGGATAGGCTCAGAAAAACACGAACCAAGTTAGAGGAAGAACacaagaagaggaaaaataaagaaaagcttGGAAAAAAGAGGCTAATGAGCGCCTTAAAAGATCTCAAGAGACGGAAAAGAGACCTGGGGAGAAAACGAAAACCCAAAGGGTCTGAAGTAGAATTGCAAATGCATGATTACATTTGGTTCTTTTTGAGGAATCCTGCAATGATCTCTTTGTATTTGAGAAATGGTCTGCTAGAGCgtaggaaaaagaggaaaagagattCGAAGGCCACAGATTCTCAAAAGGAGATTTGGGTATGGAAGaagaattcaagaggaaaatttgaattcatagaaaaaaagagaatagacAGGACTGAAGGCAGGAGGACTGAAAgcagtttggggctgatgtga